The genomic DNA AAAATTAAACAGAATTATTATTTTTTATTATAAAAAAACAACAGTTTTCAATGATTTTTATTGTTCAATTTAATATGTATAATAAAATGGACACCATAAAAATGGGGGGGATAGAAGTGCAAAATCCATATGAAAACTATTTAAAACAACTTGATAATGTTAAAAAGTATATAGAAGCACCAGAAGGAGCCTTTGAGATTTTGAAAAATCCTTTAAGAATTATTGAAGTATCCATACCAGTAAAGATGGATGATGGAAGTATAAAGGTTTTTAAGGGTTGGAGATCTCAACATAACAATGCGTTAGGGCCTACGAAGGGGGGAATTAGATATCATCCTGATGTAACTAAAGAAGAGGTTATGGCACTATCTGCATGGATGTCAATAAAAAATGCGGTTGTGGGAATTCCGTATGGTGGTGGAAAGGGAGGAATAAAGGTCAATCCAAAAGAACTTTCACAAGGAGAACTTGAAAGATTATCTCGAGGTTTTATCGATGCTATTTATAAATATATTGGAGTTGATCAAGATATACCAGCACCTGATGTGTATACAAATTCACAGATCATGTCTTGGATGATGGATGAATATAGTAAGTTAGTTGGTTCTTATCAACCAGGAGTAATAACTGGAAAGATAAAGATTGTTGGGGGGTCTCAAGGAAGAGGAACAGCGACAGCAAGAGGAGGATTTTTCGTTTTGAGAGAAGCATTAAAGATTAAAGGAGAAAGTTTTAAGGGATTAACGGTTGCTGTTCAGGGGTTTGGGAATGCTGGTTCTTTTGCTGCAAGATTTCTGAGTGAAGCAGGAGCAAATGTCGTTGCTGTTTCTGACTCAAAAGGAGGAATATATAACTCTCAAGGCTTGCCATATGGACCAGTATTAGAGCATAAGATGAAAACAGGAACGGTAAGAGATTTTGATGGAGCAAGAAATATTACAAACGAAGAACTTTTAGAATTGGATGTTGATATTTTAATTCCTGCAGCGATTGAAAATGTTATTACTAAGGAAAATGCAGAACAAATTAAAGCAAGATATATCTTAGAACTTGCAAATGGGCCAATTACTCCTGAAGCTGACGAAATTTTGTATAAAAAAGGGACGTTTATTCTCCCGGATGTTCTTGCAAATGCTGGCGGTGTAACTGTTTCATACTTCGAATGGGTACAAAATAGAACAGGTTATTACTGGTCAGAGAGAGAAGTTCATGAAAAACTAGATGAAGTAATGACGCAGGCATTTCATAATGTATACGAGACAATGAAAGAAAAAGAGGTAAATTCAAGAATAGCTTCTTATATTGTATCGGTAAGTAGAATAATTGAAGCAATGAAAGCTAGAGGATGGATTTAATGGATTTAAAAGAAAGCCCCTTATTTAAGGGGCTTTCTTTTTGTCGTAATTATTATTCGTATGTAGCTGCAACTTGTTCAAGTAATTCTTCGTCATCTAATAATATGCCAGTGCCTCTTGCAACACAAGTCATAGGATCGTCTGCTATTTTACATGGTACGCCGATTTCATCGTAAATAGCTTTGTCAATTCCCCTCAAAAGTGAACCTCCACCAGTAAGGGTAATACCTTGTTCCATAATGTCTGCAGATAATTCGGGAGGAGTTTTTTCTAGAACAATTTTTATTTTCGAAACAAGGTTTTCAATCAATGGTTTTAACATTTCATATATGTGTTGTGAATTAATTACATCAATTCTTGGTAATCCAGTAACGGCATCTCTTCCTTTGATTTCCATTTCTATATCTTCAATATCAGAATGCGCCTTTCCAACTTTCATTTTAATTTCTTCAGCTGTGGATTCACCAATAATAAGTCCGAAGAGTTTTCTTATACTTTTCACAATAATATCATTCATGGCATCACCAGCCAGCTTTATAGAATCTCCTACCACTATACCACCTAAACTAATAACGGCAATATCAGTTGTACCTCCACCAATGTCAATAATCATATTTCCTCGAGGTTTAGTTACATCTATACCTGAACC from Thermosipho atlanticus DSM 15807 includes the following:
- a CDS encoding Glu/Leu/Phe/Val family dehydrogenase; the encoded protein is MEVQNPYENYLKQLDNVKKYIEAPEGAFEILKNPLRIIEVSIPVKMDDGSIKVFKGWRSQHNNALGPTKGGIRYHPDVTKEEVMALSAWMSIKNAVVGIPYGGGKGGIKVNPKELSQGELERLSRGFIDAIYKYIGVDQDIPAPDVYTNSQIMSWMMDEYSKLVGSYQPGVITGKIKIVGGSQGRGTATARGGFFVLREALKIKGESFKGLTVAVQGFGNAGSFAARFLSEAGANVVAVSDSKGGIYNSQGLPYGPVLEHKMKTGTVRDFDGARNITNEELLELDVDILIPAAIENVITKENAEQIKARYILELANGPITPEADEILYKKGTFILPDVLANAGGVTVSYFEWVQNRTGYYWSEREVHEKLDEVMTQAFHNVYETMKEKEVNSRIASYIVSVSRIIEAMKARGWI
- the mreB gene encoding rod shape-determining protein; translation: MGKNDLGIDLGTANFIVYQKGKGIVLYQPSVVAISKKTGKIVAIGDEAKEMLGKTPEDIITAVRPMKDGVIADYTIISEVLQIFIKKVTKGFLFKPNMVIGIPAKTTTVEKRAVFDAALNAGAKKVYVVSEPLAAAIGSGIDVTKPRGNMIIDIGGGTTDIAVISLGGIVVGDSIKLAGDAMNDIIVKSIRKLFGLIIGESTAEEIKMKVGKAHSDIEDIEMEIKGRDAVTGLPRIDVINSQHIYEMLKPLIENLVSKIKIVLEKTPPELSADIMEQGITLTGGGSLLRGIDKAIYDEIGVPCKIADDPMTCVARGTGILLDDEELLEQVAATYE